The following proteins come from a genomic window of Flavobacterium crocinum:
- a CDS encoding efflux MFS transporter permease — MEDKSIFKSWVPRWAIIIILFVCLLHSMILLGVYTSNVTYAASFLDIEPEDLQFAMCVTYGTLLATILIESRFSSFFPAKNYLMAVYSLIGITIVSSAYITNFSLFLILRIAEGILMALPVITIRQLLIEQFNSKNAIIIGFSFYYGSLLLSTPFIMNIAVWFLDHYDWKYMLYVSGGLQVLNVFLILVTFRGHRITKKIPLYQIDWMSYFLVLTAILCGAYFFVYAEKKYWFDSSQMVLALMIALITGGLFIFKELLVKRPTFDFEVFKYANLRIGFLLFFLFYISRATLSLCHSAMFSIWNWDPSRVAGVQYINGLGNVIGLVLAAFFLMKSVSTKIIFMIGFTLIAIFHFWFTFLFVPDVALSDIIVPYILQGIGVGFLFVPLILFTTSSVPANMAVSSGIVGVSGRFWGSTIGFCVMQNATVFLNKKHFFKLSQFVTGENPEAQQTIASTAQSFMAKGYSADNANTLALKKVFGTVAKQATLLADMEIYTIVGYGLVVLIILIACNQHLRQTMTLVKSKIWIG; from the coding sequence ATGGAAGATAAAAGTATTTTTAAATCCTGGGTTCCAAGATGGGCAATCATCATTATTTTGTTTGTCTGCCTTTTGCATTCCATGATTTTATTGGGAGTTTATACGTCAAACGTAACGTATGCAGCGAGTTTTCTGGACATTGAGCCGGAAGATTTGCAGTTTGCAATGTGCGTGACGTATGGAACTTTGCTGGCAACGATTTTAATAGAAAGCCGATTTTCAAGTTTTTTTCCTGCAAAAAATTACCTGATGGCCGTTTATTCCTTAATCGGAATTACGATTGTTTCATCCGCATATATTACCAATTTTTCTCTTTTTTTAATCTTGAGAATTGCCGAAGGTATTTTAATGGCGCTTCCGGTAATTACGATCAGACAATTATTGATCGAACAGTTTAATTCTAAAAATGCCATTATCATTGGTTTTTCGTTTTATTACGGTTCACTGTTATTGTCAACGCCTTTTATCATGAATATTGCGGTTTGGTTTCTGGATCATTATGATTGGAAATACATGCTTTATGTTTCGGGCGGATTGCAGGTTTTGAATGTCTTTTTAATCTTAGTTACTTTTCGTGGGCACCGAATTACAAAGAAAATTCCGTTGTATCAAATCGACTGGATGAGCTACTTTTTGGTTTTAACAGCCATTCTTTGCGGTGCTTACTTTTTTGTTTATGCCGAGAAAAAATATTGGTTTGACTCTTCTCAAATGGTTTTAGCCTTAATGATTGCTTTAATTACAGGAGGTCTGTTCATCTTTAAAGAGCTTTTGGTAAAAAGACCCACTTTTGATTTTGAAGTTTTTAAATACGCCAATCTGCGAATAGGATTTTTATTGTTTTTCCTTTTTTACATCAGCAGAGCAACGCTGAGTCTTTGTCATTCGGCGATGTTTTCGATTTGGAATTGGGATCCATCGCGCGTTGCGGGCGTGCAATACATTAACGGACTAGGAAATGTAATTGGTTTAGTTTTAGCTGCTTTTTTCCTGATGAAATCGGTTTCAACTAAAATCATTTTTATGATTGGTTTTACGCTTATTGCCATTTTTCATTTTTGGTTTACATTTCTGTTTGTGCCCGATGTAGCTTTATCAGATATTATTGTTCCATACATTTTGCAAGGAATCGGAGTAGGGTTTTTATTTGTTCCGTTGATTCTGTTTACCACCTCTTCGGTTCCTGCAAATATGGCGGTTTCTTCGGGGATTGTGGGTGTTTCGGGACGTTTCTGGGGAAGTACAATTGGTTTTTGCGTCATGCAGAATGCAACCGTATTTTTAAATAAAAAACACTTTTTTAAACTAAGTCAGTTTGTAACTGGGGAAAATCCCGAAGCACAACAAACCATTGCTTCAACAGCACAGAGTTTTATGGCAAAAGGATATTCTGCAGATAATGCGAATACTTTGGCGTTAAAAAAAGTCTTCGGGACAGTTGCCAAACAAGCTACTTTATTGGCTGATATGGAAATTTATACCATTGTCGGATATGGTTTGGTGGTTTTGATTATTCTGATTGCGTGTAATCAGCATTTGAGACAAACGATGACTTTGGTTAAAAGTAAGATTTGGATTGGGTAA
- a CDS encoding HAD family hydrolase — translation MSQQCVIFDMDGVICHTNPHHVVAFEEFFKKYIIPYTQEEFEEHMYGKHNSYIMTHFFKRPIAGEELLKLEDEKEGMFREIYKDKVETIPYYMDFLNELKSRGFKTAVGTSAPRANLDLIANFLKLGEKMDSMMSSEDVTFHKPNPEVYLKSAERVGVSPSDCVVFEDSFSGVTAGLNAGMKVVGVLSTHTKEELPPCDFYINDYSEVNVDKIFEILGK, via the coding sequence ATGAGCCAGCAATGTGTAATTTTTGATATGGATGGCGTGATTTGTCACACCAATCCGCATCATGTAGTCGCTTTTGAGGAGTTTTTCAAAAAATATATTATTCCGTATACTCAGGAAGAATTCGAAGAGCATATGTACGGAAAACACAATAGTTATATCATGACGCATTTCTTCAAACGTCCGATTGCGGGAGAAGAACTTCTAAAATTGGAAGACGAAAAAGAAGGAATGTTCCGTGAGATTTACAAAGACAAAGTCGAAACGATTCCATATTACATGGATTTTTTAAACGAATTAAAATCCCGCGGATTCAAAACAGCTGTTGGAACTTCTGCGCCACGTGCGAATTTAGATTTAATTGCCAATTTTCTGAAACTAGGCGAAAAAATGGATTCGATGATGTCTAGTGAAGATGTTACGTTTCATAAACCAAATCCTGAAGTATATTTAAAATCGGCAGAACGTGTTGGAGTTTCTCCATCTGATTGTGTGGTTTTTGAAGATTCATTTTCGGGTGTTACAGCAGGATTAAATGCCGGAATGAAAGTCGTAGGTGTTTTGAGCACACATACTAAAGAAGAACTTCCGCCTTGTGATTTTTATATTAATGATTATAGTGAGGTTAATGTGGATAAGATATTTGAGATATTGGGGAAATAA
- a CDS encoding 3-keto-disaccharide hydrolase — translation MFQKSTFVVILLFILSSCAVQQKSLEMNDWYAFTKSNTTQQEPSKVYEFKDGMIRMYGEDLGCLMTKKSYKNFELTLEYRWNMEEKYKMKGTKNSGVMYNIPLDASDKIWPKGIQFQIKENVTGDFIFLDQVTAKVNGKLVEAGASVVSPKFLANENPYGEWNTVLIKSFNGKITQYLNGKLVNECTEASTVEGKISLNYERSPIDFKNIRIKSISKE, via the coding sequence ATGTTCCAAAAATCAACTTTTGTTGTTATTCTTCTTTTTATTTTAAGTTCCTGTGCCGTTCAGCAAAAAAGCTTAGAAATGAACGACTGGTATGCTTTTACAAAATCAAATACCACACAACAGGAACCTTCAAAAGTATATGAATTTAAGGATGGAATGATTCGTATGTACGGAGAAGACCTCGGCTGCTTAATGACCAAAAAAAGCTATAAAAACTTTGAGCTTACCTTAGAATACCGATGGAATATGGAAGAAAAATACAAAATGAAAGGCACTAAAAACAGTGGCGTTATGTACAATATTCCATTAGATGCATCGGATAAAATCTGGCCAAAAGGAATTCAGTTTCAAATAAAAGAAAATGTGACAGGCGACTTTATATTCTTGGATCAGGTAACAGCAAAAGTAAACGGAAAACTGGTTGAAGCCGGCGCAAGTGTGGTTTCTCCAAAGTTTTTAGCCAATGAAAATCCGTATGGAGAATGGAATACTGTACTCATTAAATCTTTCAACGGAAAAATCACGCAGTATTTGAATGGAAAACTAGTAAACGAATGCACGGAAGCTTCGACTGTTGAAGGTAAAATTTCTTTAAACTACGAACGCTCTCCAATTGATTTTAAAAACATTAGAATTAAAAGTATTTCAAAAGAGTAA
- a CDS encoding helix-turn-helix domain-containing protein, with translation MSYIGKKISEARKLKGFTQEELAELSKVNLRTIQRIENNNNEPRGKTLELICEVLQIDKGELQDLKTSENNRIGAFVVNAIFLILLNLAIALAFSYMVTPIEASANSKFGAVLLSFFMPFTIFYYTQNMTATERIFKFGICWMIYLTTLLFAQGFRAALGIGFRTWIFPCILIYFGVLFYGKVLFKSEK, from the coding sequence ATGAGTTATATTGGCAAAAAAATTAGCGAAGCGAGAAAATTAAAAGGCTTTACACAAGAAGAATTGGCAGAATTATCGAAAGTTAATTTGAGAACAATTCAAAGAATCGAAAACAATAATAATGAACCACGTGGCAAAACGCTGGAATTAATTTGTGAAGTACTTCAAATTGATAAGGGAGAATTGCAAGATTTAAAAACATCAGAAAATAATAGAATTGGAGCTTTCGTTGTCAATGCGATTTTTTTGATTCTTTTAAATCTTGCCATAGCGCTTGCTTTTAGTTATATGGTGACACCTATAGAAGCTAGTGCCAACAGTAAATTTGGCGCAGTTCTTTTAAGTTTTTTTATGCCCTTTACCATTTTTTATTATACGCAGAACATGACGGCAACCGAACGTATTTTTAAATTTGGAATTTGCTGGATGATATATCTTACAACCTTATTATTTGCACAAGGTTTTCGTGCTGCGCTTGGTATTGGATTTAGAACATGGATTTTTCCCTGTATTTTAATCTATTTTGGCGTACTGTTTTATGGAAAGGTTTTGTTTAAATCAGAGAAATAA
- a CDS encoding helix-turn-helix domain-containing protein, which produces MNISEETFLVNLGIHVRQLREKKGLSQQGLADDCNINKSQIARLEVAKVNTGIKTLIKIANALDIEPKELLDFSLK; this is translated from the coding sequence ATGAATATTTCAGAAGAAACTTTTCTCGTAAATCTTGGTATTCACGTTAGACAATTACGTGAAAAGAAAGGCTTATCCCAACAAGGTTTAGCTGACGACTGTAATATTAACAAATCTCAAATAGCAAGATTAGAAGTTGCGAAAGTAAATACAGGTATAAAAACCCTTATAAAAATCGCCAATGCTTTAGATATTGAACCTAAAGAATTGCTTGATTTTTCTTTGAAATAA
- a CDS encoding SMODS domain-containing nucleotidyltransferase has product MLKFTNMAKLIKKITEMIEKISVTDKQEDSITSSVENLNNKLTHEDCDLYVKETFTNGSWERDTILRPLDDVDVFAVLDKDEWIDEDGNLPNPQTVLTNFKDYLNEIGDYKGKVSQSRPCVTIELSKINFDVLPSFEDGNGYLIPNHDLKSWTFTNPIRLSQRLEDTDKYCDYSLKKIIKAVKYWNRENDKMIPSYIIEEIAINIFETDKFSDLEEGIRLWFSNAKSHLNLKDFTSEKKFNSSKDNIEEVKQKLEEAKELINSNQELEAIKIWKEIFGKEFPTADIEEAKNFSNELIKGNLKINSSGLLSTTVGKTITSSKGYYGDNK; this is encoded by the coding sequence ATGTTAAAATTTACTAATATGGCCAAATTAATTAAAAAAATAACCGAAATGATTGAAAAAATATCGGTTACAGACAAGCAGGAAGATAGCATTACTTCATCTGTTGAAAATCTAAATAACAAATTAACTCATGAAGATTGCGACTTGTATGTTAAAGAAACATTCACTAACGGCTCATGGGAAAGAGATACAATACTAAGACCTCTAGATGATGTTGACGTTTTTGCTGTTCTCGATAAAGATGAATGGATTGATGAAGATGGTAATTTACCTAATCCGCAAACTGTTCTTACAAATTTCAAAGATTACCTAAATGAAATTGGAGACTATAAAGGAAAAGTCTCTCAATCCAGACCTTGCGTCACAATTGAATTAAGCAAAATTAATTTTGATGTACTTCCAAGTTTTGAAGATGGAAATGGCTACTTAATACCAAATCATGATTTGAAAAGTTGGACATTTACTAATCCAATTAGATTGTCCCAAAGATTAGAGGATACTGATAAATATTGCGACTATAGTTTAAAAAAAATAATCAAGGCAGTAAAATATTGGAACAGAGAAAATGACAAAATGATCCCTTCATATATCATTGAAGAAATCGCGATTAACATCTTTGAAACTGATAAGTTTTCAGATCTCGAGGAGGGAATTCGTCTTTGGTTTTCAAACGCTAAAAGCCACTTAAATCTTAAAGATTTTACTTCTGAAAAAAAATTTAATTCAAGCAAAGATAACATAGAAGAAGTTAAACAAAAACTTGAAGAAGCTAAAGAATTAATTAATTCGAATCAAGAATTAGAAGCGATAAAAATTTGGAAAGAAATTTTCGGAAAAGAATTTCCAACGGCCGACATTGAAGAGGCGAAAAATTTTTCAAATGAGCTGATTAAAGGAAATTTGAAAATTAATTCTTCTGGTTTATTATCAACGACAGTAGGAAAAACAATTACGTCTTCAAAAGGATATTATGGGGATAATAAATAA
- a CDS encoding dipeptidase produces the protein MENIKSYVQQHKDRFINELIELLKIPSVSADTAYSQDVIDTAEAVKESLSKAGCDFVETCDTPGYPIIYGEKIIDPNLPTVLVYGHYDVQPPDPLELWTSPPFEPVIKNTDIHPEGAIFARGACDDKGQMYMHVKALEYMVQTNNLPCNVKFMIEGEEEVGSASLAWFVERNQEKLKNDVILISDTGMISNQQPSITTGLRGLSYVEVEVTGPNRDLHSGLYGGAVANPINILAKMIASLHDENNHITIPGFYDKVQELSAEERAEMAKAPFSLEKYKNALNIADVYGEKGYVTNERNSIRPTLDVNGIWGGYTGEGAKTVIASKAFAKISMRLVPNQEWEEITELFTKHFTSIAPAGVTVKVTPHHGGQGYVTPIDSIGYQAANKAYTETFGVPAIPVRSGGSIPIVALFEKELKSKTILMGFGLDSDAIHSPNEHFGIFNYLKGIETIPLFYKYFVELSK, from the coding sequence ATGGAAAATATTAAGTCCTACGTTCAACAACATAAAGATCGGTTTATCAACGAATTGATCGAATTACTAAAGATTCCGTCGGTAAGTGCCGACACTGCATATTCTCAAGATGTTATTGACACAGCAGAGGCTGTAAAAGAAAGTTTATCAAAAGCAGGATGCGATTTTGTCGAAACTTGCGATACTCCGGGTTACCCAATTATCTACGGAGAGAAAATTATAGATCCAAATCTTCCAACGGTTTTAGTTTACGGACACTACGACGTACAACCGCCGGATCCATTAGAATTATGGACTTCACCACCATTTGAACCCGTTATTAAAAATACAGATATTCATCCGGAAGGAGCCATTTTCGCTCGTGGCGCATGTGACGACAAAGGTCAGATGTACATGCACGTAAAAGCGTTAGAATATATGGTGCAAACAAATAATTTGCCTTGCAACGTAAAATTCATGATCGAAGGTGAAGAAGAAGTAGGTTCGGCAAGTTTGGCCTGGTTCGTAGAACGCAATCAGGAAAAACTAAAAAACGACGTAATCCTGATTTCAGATACGGGAATGATTTCCAACCAACAACCATCAATTACAACAGGTTTAAGAGGTTTAAGTTATGTTGAAGTAGAAGTTACAGGTCCAAACCGCGATTTGCATTCTGGTTTATACGGTGGAGCTGTGGCAAACCCAATTAATATTCTGGCCAAAATGATTGCTTCGCTTCACGACGAAAACAATCATATTACGATTCCGGGATTTTATGATAAAGTTCAGGAATTATCTGCAGAAGAAAGAGCTGAAATGGCAAAAGCGCCTTTTAGCCTAGAAAAATATAAAAATGCTTTAAATATCGCTGATGTTTATGGTGAAAAAGGCTATGTAACCAACGAAAGAAACTCCATTCGTCCTACTTTAGACGTAAACGGAATCTGGGGCGGTTATACTGGTGAAGGTGCTAAAACGGTTATTGCGAGCAAAGCTTTTGCTAAAATCTCGATGCGTTTGGTTCCAAATCAGGAATGGGAAGAGATTACAGAACTTTTCACCAAACATTTTACAAGCATTGCTCCGGCCGGAGTTACTGTAAAAGTAACGCCTCATCACGGCGGGCAGGGTTATGTTACGCCAATTGACAGTATTGGTTATCAGGCGGCAAATAAAGCGTATACAGAAACATTTGGAGTTCCTGCAATTCCGGTTCGTTCCGGTGGAAGTATTCCGATTGTGGCTTTGTTTGAGAAAGAATTGAAAAGTAAAACGATCTTAATGGGATTTGGTTTGGATAGTGATGCTATTCACTCGCCAAATGAGCATTTCGGAATCTTTAATTACTTGAAAGGAATTGAAACGATTCCGTTGTTTTATAAGTATTTTGTGGAGCTTTCTAAGTAG
- a CDS encoding glycosyltransferase 61 family protein, whose protein sequence is MSLIKKRIRFSPIGYTKYLKGLEQTHTMFRQGKVLESLASKSWEIAPGNSTTSKKAFFLDNQFERITRTAYTDNPQLMMQGGIVINHEPTKAYLLKNIWMINGSVYKGMHRFLLHHRNKLSNQKNYLPPVIVDTEIKNASVYSSYDGNEFFGLWLTDDCTNYKLAASEGTPITTNIFTSPHMFEYEKLLGMNPYRTNGAYIKDAVFIDDDWGNNSKKQELFDQNKQMLLSKFSGSSHSGVFILRRNSGKTRIMLNEIEIAERLRDQYGFKIVDVTKHTVQEIIAACIGAKTIVGIEGSHLMHGLMVLEPGASVLTLQPPSRFCGVLKITTDMQNLNYGFVVGIQKEEDFYVNFEEVERTLALLRF, encoded by the coding sequence ATGAGCTTAATTAAAAAAAGAATTAGATTTTCGCCTATTGGCTATACCAAATACCTTAAGGGTTTAGAACAAACACATACGATGTTTCGTCAGGGAAAAGTATTGGAAAGTTTAGCTTCAAAATCCTGGGAAATTGCTCCTGGAAATAGTACTACTTCAAAAAAAGCTTTTTTTTTAGACAATCAGTTTGAGCGTATTACCAGAACTGCTTATACGGATAATCCGCAACTCATGATGCAGGGCGGTATTGTCATAAACCACGAACCCACAAAAGCTTATTTGCTGAAAAATATCTGGATGATTAATGGTTCTGTTTATAAAGGAATGCATCGTTTTTTATTACATCATCGCAATAAATTAAGTAATCAGAAGAATTATTTACCACCAGTTATTGTAGATACCGAAATCAAAAATGCATCGGTGTATAGTTCTTACGACGGGAATGAATTTTTTGGTCTTTGGCTTACAGATGATTGTACAAACTATAAACTCGCTGCATCTGAAGGAACACCAATAACAACAAACATTTTTACAAGTCCGCATATGTTCGAATATGAAAAATTATTGGGTATGAATCCGTACAGAACGAATGGGGCGTATATAAAAGATGCAGTGTTTATTGATGACGATTGGGGGAATAACAGTAAAAAACAAGAGTTGTTTGATCAGAATAAGCAAATGCTACTTTCAAAGTTCTCTGGAAGTTCTCATTCGGGAGTATTTATACTGCGTCGTAATTCCGGTAAAACCAGAATCATGTTAAACGAAATTGAAATTGCTGAACGTTTACGTGATCAATATGGATTTAAAATAGTGGATGTTACCAAACATACTGTGCAAGAAATTATTGCTGCCTGTATTGGAGCGAAAACTATTGTCGGAATTGAAGGAAGCCACCTTATGCATGGTTTAATGGTACTTGAGCCAGGAGCTTCTGTTTTGACCCTGCAACCTCCAAGCCGTTTTTGCGGTGTTCTGAAAATAACTACTGATATGCAAAATCTAAACTACGGATTTGTTGTAGGTATTCAAAAAGAAGAAGATTTCTACGTGAATTTTGAAGAAGTGGAGAGAACGCTAGCTTTATTGAGGTTCTAA
- a CDS encoding toxin-antitoxin system YwqK family antitoxin — MIRKILFAIILFSFFGCKSVLNQKIDKKKEGKWVDVYVQDSVTYKSVEFYKNDQPVKKWKTFINGKLYKSEKYKNGICIVKSYYENGKLESKGKTKLEVNETESHWFYFGEWKFYSDKGKLFQIRKYEKGELISEQKINL; from the coding sequence ATGATTAGAAAAATACTTTTTGCGATAATTCTGTTTTCTTTTTTTGGATGTAAATCGGTATTGAATCAAAAGATTGATAAAAAGAAAGAGGGAAAATGGGTTGACGTTTATGTTCAGGATAGTGTTACGTATAAATCTGTAGAATTTTACAAGAATGATCAGCCTGTTAAAAAATGGAAGACTTTTATAAACGGGAAATTATACAAATCAGAGAAATATAAAAACGGAATCTGTATTGTAAAAAGTTACTACGAAAACGGAAAATTAGAATCAAAAGGGAAAACGAAGTTAGAAGTAAATGAGACAGAATCACATTGGTTTTATTTTGGAGAATGGAAATTCTATTCGGATAAAGGAAAATTATTTCAGATTAGAAAATACGAAAAAGGAGAGTTAATCTCTGAACAAAAAATAAATCTTTAA
- a CDS encoding DUF6624 domain-containing protein, with protein MNKLLAFFFIVMNCLLIQAQTYKEWIKKADSCYNVENYKLSVNYYTKAFKIEHKDSKHLYNAGCSAALAKENKKAFKWLDLAIDNGYEGIAHIKIDNDLKALHDTKKWEKTISKLQKKIDILSAKYDKPLEKELLEIYAEDQGIRGEFMNVYKAQKPDKKKMDSIGKIMSLKDSINLIKVMKILDERGWVGKDVVGTQGNQTLFLVIQHSDLKYQQKYLPMMREAVKNGNASPSNLAYLEDRVALREGRKQIYGSQSSKSKTDNKFHISPMIDPDNVDKRRAEVGLGTMKEYAAKLNIEWDLETYKKELSEMEKLEKNKE; from the coding sequence ATGAACAAACTGTTGGCTTTCTTTTTTATAGTAATGAATTGTCTTTTGATTCAGGCTCAAACGTACAAAGAATGGATTAAAAAAGCAGATTCTTGTTATAATGTGGAAAATTATAAATTATCAGTCAACTATTACACGAAAGCTTTTAAGATAGAACACAAAGATTCGAAACATTTATATAATGCGGGATGTTCTGCTGCTTTGGCTAAAGAGAATAAAAAAGCCTTTAAATGGTTGGATTTAGCCATTGATAATGGTTACGAGGGTATTGCTCATATTAAAATAGATAATGATTTAAAAGCTTTACACGATACTAAAAAATGGGAAAAGACAATTAGTAAACTTCAAAAGAAAATAGATATTCTTAGTGCTAAATATGATAAACCGCTGGAAAAAGAACTTTTGGAAATTTATGCAGAGGATCAGGGGATTCGGGGAGAATTTATGAATGTTTATAAAGCCCAAAAACCTGATAAAAAGAAAATGGACAGTATTGGGAAAATAATGAGTTTAAAAGACAGTATTAATCTCATCAAAGTGATGAAAATACTGGACGAAAGAGGCTGGGTTGGAAAAGATGTAGTAGGAACTCAGGGAAATCAAACTTTGTTTTTGGTTATTCAACATTCAGATTTAAAATACCAGCAAAAATATTTGCCTATGATGAGAGAAGCGGTTAAAAACGGCAATGCAAGTCCGTCTAACCTGGCTTATCTGGAAGACAGAGTAGCTTTGAGAGAAGGAAGAAAGCAAATTTACGGAAGTCAGTCTTCAAAAAGTAAAACAGATAATAAATTCCATATTTCGCCTATGATAGATCCCGATAACGTTGATAAAAGACGTGCTGAAGTAGGATTAGGTACGATGAAAGAATATGCGGCAAAACTAAATATTGAATGGGATCTTGAAACGTACAAAAAAGAATTGTCTGAGATGGAAAAACTTGAAAAGAATAAAGAATAA
- a CDS encoding BlaI/MecI/CopY family transcriptional regulator, translating into MQLSNAEEQLMEHLWKLEKAFMKDLLEAYPEPKPATTTVATLLKRMIDKKFVAYNEFGNSREYYPLVKKTDYFSKHVKGLISNFFNNSASQFASFFTTETNLSASELEDLKKIIDSEIQKKKK; encoded by the coding sequence ATGCAATTATCAAACGCAGAAGAACAATTAATGGAACATTTATGGAAGCTTGAAAAGGCATTCATGAAAGATTTACTGGAGGCATATCCGGAACCAAAACCAGCTACAACAACAGTAGCAACGCTTTTGAAACGAATGATTGACAAGAAATTTGTGGCTTATAACGAATTTGGAAATTCTCGGGAGTATTACCCTTTGGTAAAGAAAACGGATTATTTTTCCAAACATGTAAAAGGACTTATCAGCAACTTTTTTAATAACTCAGCTTCGCAGTTTGCTTCGTTTTTTACGACTGAAACCAATTTGTCGGCTTCAGAACTGGAAGATCTTAAGAAAATAATTGATTCGGAAATTCAAAAAAAGAAAAAATGA
- a CDS encoding M56 family metallopeptidase: MMLYILKSGLLLIVFFAVYKILLENEKMFRFNRAYLLVSIIFSLIIPLQLFSIDSPFSKKIATIQLDGIMIVTDRSVLNKINYSEIVMYFLSVVYVVIVAILIVRFIRNVFSFYSRMKKNKVEIVKGQKVVLTKEQVLPHSFWNAIFINQEDYKNGKIPSELIAHEKAHLEQKHTLDILFVKVLQIVFWFNPIFILFEKAIRLNHEFLADEAVNKEFGEVRNYQNLLLNFASNKQTIALASAINYLITKKRLIMMTKKESTVKKIGKVFIIGAICSLLLFAFNAGAIAQPNASLTNQNDKLINYVAANMKEPQFQGGIEKFYMFVGQNFRVPKEFSKHTMEGKLFIEFMVEKDGSLSEFKIVKDLGYGVAEEAIRVLKLSPKWIPATENGKPIRVSYSLPITIQTPK; the protein is encoded by the coding sequence ATGATGCTATATATTTTAAAATCAGGTTTACTGCTTATTGTGTTTTTTGCAGTGTATAAAATACTGTTAGAAAATGAGAAGATGTTTCGTTTTAATCGTGCTTATCTGCTTGTAAGTATTATTTTTAGTTTGATAATTCCGTTGCAGTTGTTTTCGATTGATTCTCCTTTTTCAAAGAAAATCGCAACAATTCAATTGGATGGAATTATGATTGTGACAGATAGGTCGGTTTTAAACAAAATAAACTATAGCGAGATTGTAATGTACTTTTTGAGTGTTGTTTATGTTGTGATTGTGGCGATTTTAATTGTTCGTTTTATACGCAATGTATTTTCTTTTTATAGCAGAATGAAAAAGAATAAAGTTGAAATTGTAAAAGGACAAAAGGTTGTTTTAACAAAAGAACAAGTTTTACCACATTCATTTTGGAATGCTATTTTTATCAATCAGGAAGATTATAAAAATGGAAAAATTCCGTCAGAGTTAATAGCGCATGAAAAGGCACATTTGGAGCAGAAGCACACACTTGATATATTGTTTGTTAAGGTTTTACAGATTGTTTTTTGGTTTAATCCTATTTTTATTTTGTTTGAAAAAGCAATAAGGCTTAATCATGAATTTTTAGCTGATGAAGCTGTAAACAAAGAATTTGGCGAGGTGCGAAACTATCAGAATCTGCTACTAAATTTTGCTTCAAACAAACAGACCATTGCTTTGGCAAGTGCTATTAATTATTTGATAACCAAAAAGCGCCTGATTATGATGACTAAAAAAGAGTCGACAGTAAAAAAAATAGGGAAAGTATTTATTATTGGGGCTATTTGCAGTTTGTTATTATTTGCTTTTAATGCAGGAGCAATTGCACAACCAAATGCTAGTTTGACAAATCAAAATGATAAGCTAATTAATTATGTCGCAGCTAATATGAAAGAACCACAATTTCAAGGAGGAATTGAAAAGTTCTATATGTTTGTGGGGCAAAATTTTAGAGTGCCAAAAGAATTTTCCAAACATACAATGGAAGGTAAATTATTTATTGAGTTTATGGTTGAAAAAGATGGAAGTTTGTCTGAATTTAAAATAGTAAAAGATTTAGGATATGGAGTTGCAGAGGAAGCTATAAGAGTTTTGAAGCTTTCTCCAAAATGGATTCCTGCTACAGAAAACGGAAAACCAATTAGGGTAAGTTATAGTTTGCCAATTACGATTCAAACACCCAAATAA